In a genomic window of Meriones unguiculatus strain TT.TT164.6M chromosome 8, Bangor_MerUng_6.1, whole genome shotgun sequence:
- the Timm10 gene encoding mitochondrial import inner membrane translocase subunit Tim10, producing the protein MDPLRAQQLAAELEVEMMADMYNRMTSACHRKCVPPHYKEAELSKGESVCLDRCVSKYLDIHERMGKKLTELSMQDEELMKRVQQSSGPA; encoded by the exons ATGGATCCTCTCAGAGCCCAGCAGCTGGCTGCGGAGCTGGAGGTGGAGATGATGGCCGACATGTACAACAG AATGACCAGTGCCTGCCATCGGAAGTGTGTGCCCCCCCACTACAAGGAAGCCGAGCTGTCCAAAGGCGAGTCTGTGTGCCTGGACCGGTGTGTGTCCAAGTACTTGGACATCCATGAGAGGATGGGCAAAAAGTTGACAGAGTTGTCTATGCAGGATGAAGAGCTGATGAAGAGGGTTCAGCAGAGCTCTGGACCTGCGTGA
- the Smtnl1 gene encoding smoothelin-like protein 1: MEQTEGSPSEDGTAVSPTAGNPGTPGSQGTAEEVAKGTVGTSDNEGPPDGAEHTCKAVSEGGLPKGCPGEATVLDLDVDLQGEACGKEGAKAGLAEEEGVKGATAVASQEDMGKKEETKPEPSEDERKEEVVLASEKQKDDEKEANLESQEKLDGNDKAKPEPEEGAGAEDTVKEAEAESQKKADVKDQAKAELPEVDGKETEGGTKELAEPESPTEEQELAKENESEERPAAVPRSPEEWPESPTDEGPSLSPDGLGPDSTASGETSPPASESSPSEVPQGPSEPPPSEEKKGRAPERRLSAPTRPRGPRAQNRKAIMDKFGGAASGPTALFRNTKAAGAAVGSVKNMLLEWCRAMTRNYEHVDIQNFSSSWSSGMAFCALIHKFFPDAFDYAELDPTKRRHNFTLAFSTAEKLADCAQLLEVDDMVRLAVPDSKCVYTYIQELYRSLVQKGLVKTKKK; this comes from the exons ATGGAGCAGACAGAAGGGAGTCCCTCTGAGGATGGGACCGCTGTCTCCCCAACTGCTGGGAATCCCGGGACACCAGGAAGTCAAGGTACGGCAGAGGAGGTGGCCAAAGGCACAGTGGGGACAAGTGACAACGAAGGGCCTCCAGATGGGGCAGAACACACGTGTAAAGCTGTGTCTGAGGGTGGCCTGCCGAAGGGATGCCCGGGGGAAGCAACTGTATTAGACCTCGACGTAGACTTGCAAGGCGAGGCCTGTGGGAAGGAGGGAGCCAAGGCTGGCCTCGCGGAGGAGGAGGGTGTGAAGGGAGCCACTGCAGTGGCTTCTCAAGAAGACATGGGCAAGAAAGAAGAGACAAAACCTGAACCCAGCGAAgatgagaggaaagaggaagtcGTGCTGGCCTCGGAGAAGCAGAAGGACGATGAGAAAGAGGCCAATCTGGAATCTCAGGAGAAACTGGATGGGAACGATAAGGCTAAGCCTGAACCCGAGGAGGGTGCTGGGGCAGAGGATACTGTCAAAGAGGCTGAGGCTGAATCTCAGAAGAAGGCTGATGTGAAAGACCAGGCCAAGGCTGAGCTCCCGGAGGTCGATGGGAAGGAGACGGAGGGTGGCACAAAGGAGCTGGCA GAGCCAGAGAGTCCTACTGAAGAGCAGGAACTGGCTAAGGAAAATGAATCAGAAGAAAGGCCCGCTGCGGTTCCCAGATCTCCGGAGGAGTGGCCCGAGAGCCCGACCGATGAGGGACCCAGCCTCAGCCCAG ACGGCTTGGGTCCAGACTCTACAGCGTCTGGAGAGACCAGTCCTCCCGCCAG TGAATCTTCGCCCAGCGAGGTGCCCCAGGGCCCCTCGGAGCCCCCACCCTcggaggaaaagaagggaagggcaCCGGAACGCAGGCTGTCGGCCCCCACCCGGCCACGGGGACCCCGTGCGCAGAATCGGAAAGCCATCATGGACAAGTTTGGCGG GGCAGCCTCTGGCCCCACTGCGCTGTTCCGGAACACAAAGGCAGCCGGGGCAGCCGTTGGCAGTGTGAAGAACATGCTTCTGGAGTGGTGCCGGGCCATGACGAGAAACTACGAG CACGTGGACATCCAGAACTTCTCCTCCAGCTGGAGCAGCGGCATGGCCTTCTGCGCCCTCATCCACAAGTTTTTCCCAGACGCCTTTGACTACGCGGAGCTGGACCCAACAAAGCGCAGGCACAACTTCACCCTGGCCTTCTCCACTGCAGA GAAACTAGCGGACTGCGCCCAGCTGCTGGAGGTGGATGACATGGTGCGGCTGGCAGTGCCCGACTCCAAGTGCGTCTACACCTACATCCAGGAGCTGTACCGGAGCCTGGTGCAGAAAGGGCTGGTGAAGAcgaaaaagaaatga
- the Ube2l6 gene encoding ubiquitin/ISG15-conjugating enzyme E2 L6 isoform X7, which produces MGREGRALELFLEAVDLSTQVLNLSHSTQIRKLRFRGEMWLTHGNRAKPRVRLSCRAGQCSCDQLPYGLKAFRLQIDFPREYPLKPPTLKFITKIYHPNVGEDGLVCLPLISRENWKPYTKAYQVLEALNVLVSRPNLDEPVRLELADLLTQNPEQFWKKAEEFTLQFGVDRPSCGSEASLPGSSA; this is translated from the exons ATGGGCAGGGAGGGCCGGGCCTTGGAGCTCTTCCTGGAGGCTGTG GATCTGAGCACCCAGGTATTGAATCTGTCACACAGCACCCAG attaggaaactgaggttcagggGTGAGATGTGGCTTACTCATGGCAACAGGGCAAAGCCTAGGGTCAGACTTTCCTGCCGGGCAGGCCAGTGCTCTTGT GACCAACTTCCCTATGGACTCAAGGCCTTCAGACTGCAAATTGATTTCCCCAGGGAGTATCCACTTAAGCCTCCCACTTTAAAATTCATTACCAAGATCTACCACCCCAACGTCGGAGAGGACGGGCTGGTGTGCCTGCCCCTCATCAGCAGGGAGAATTGGAAGCCTTATACCAAGGCCTATCAAG TCTTGGAGGCCCTCAACGTTCTCGTGAGCAGACCGAACCTGGACGAGCCCGTGCGTTTGGAGCTTGCTGACCTCCTGACTCAGAACCCCGAGCAGTTCTGGAAGAAGGCGGAGGAGTTCACGCTTCAGTTCGGAGTGGACCGACCCTCCTGTGGTTCTGAGGCCTCTCTGCCCGGATCTTCCGCTTAG
- the Ube2l6 gene encoding ubiquitin/ISG15-conjugating enzyme E2 L6 isoform X6 yields the protein MGREGRALELFLEAVDLSTQVLNLSHSTQVLNLSHSTQIRKLRFRGEMWLTHGNRAKPRVRLSCRAGQCSCDQLPYGLKAFRLQIDFPREYPLKPPTLKFITKIYHPNVGEDGLVCLPLISRENWKPYTKAYQVLEALNVLVSRPNLDEPVRLELADLLTQNPEQFWKKAEEFTLQFGVDRPSCGSEASLPGSSA from the exons ATGGGCAGGGAGGGCCGGGCCTTGGAGCTCTTCCTGGAGGCTGTG GATCTGAGCACCCAGGTATTGAATCTGTCACACAGCACCCAGGTATTGAATCTGTCACACAGCACCCAG attaggaaactgaggttcagggGTGAGATGTGGCTTACTCATGGCAACAGGGCAAAGCCTAGGGTCAGACTTTCCTGCCGGGCAGGCCAGTGCTCTTGT GACCAACTTCCCTATGGACTCAAGGCCTTCAGACTGCAAATTGATTTCCCCAGGGAGTATCCACTTAAGCCTCCCACTTTAAAATTCATTACCAAGATCTACCACCCCAACGTCGGAGAGGACGGGCTGGTGTGCCTGCCCCTCATCAGCAGGGAGAATTGGAAGCCTTATACCAAGGCCTATCAAG TCTTGGAGGCCCTCAACGTTCTCGTGAGCAGACCGAACCTGGACGAGCCCGTGCGTTTGGAGCTTGCTGACCTCCTGACTCAGAACCCCGAGCAGTTCTGGAAGAAGGCGGAGGAGTTCACGCTTCAGTTCGGAGTGGACCGACCCTCCTGTGGTTCTGAGGCCTCTCTGCCCGGATCTTCCGCTTAG
- the Ube2l6 gene encoding ubiquitin/ISG15-conjugating enzyme E2 L6 isoform X4, whose translation MGREGRALELFLEAVDLSTQVLNLSHSTQVLNLSHSTQVLNRSHSTQIRKLRFRGEMWLTHGNRAKPRVRLSCRAGQCSCDQLPYGLKAFRLQIDFPREYPLKPPTLKFITKIYHPNVGEDGLVCLPLISRENWKPYTKAYQVLEALNVLVSRPNLDEPVRLELADLLTQNPEQFWKKAEEFTLQFGVDRPSCGSEASLPGSSA comes from the exons ATGGGCAGGGAGGGCCGGGCCTTGGAGCTCTTCCTGGAGGCTGTG GATCTGAGCACCCAGGTATTGAATCTGTCACACAGCACCCAGGTATTGAATCTGTCACACAGCACCCAGGTATTGAATCGGTCACACAGTACCCAG attaggaaactgaggttcagggGTGAGATGTGGCTTACTCATGGCAACAGGGCAAAGCCTAGGGTCAGACTTTCCTGCCGGGCAGGCCAGTGCTCTTGT GACCAACTTCCCTATGGACTCAAGGCCTTCAGACTGCAAATTGATTTCCCCAGGGAGTATCCACTTAAGCCTCCCACTTTAAAATTCATTACCAAGATCTACCACCCCAACGTCGGAGAGGACGGGCTGGTGTGCCTGCCCCTCATCAGCAGGGAGAATTGGAAGCCTTATACCAAGGCCTATCAAG TCTTGGAGGCCCTCAACGTTCTCGTGAGCAGACCGAACCTGGACGAGCCCGTGCGTTTGGAGCTTGCTGACCTCCTGACTCAGAACCCCGAGCAGTTCTGGAAGAAGGCGGAGGAGTTCACGCTTCAGTTCGGAGTGGACCGACCCTCCTGTGGTTCTGAGGCCTCTCTGCCCGGATCTTCCGCTTAG
- the Ube2l6 gene encoding ubiquitin/ISG15-conjugating enzyme E2 L6 isoform X1, whose product MTASKRVAKELEELSKQLPPYLRHLSSDDANVLEWRTLLLPDLSTQVLNLSHSTQVLNLSHSTQVLNRSHSTQIRKLRFRGEMWLTHGNRAKPRVRLSCRAGQCSCDQLPYGLKAFRLQIDFPREYPLKPPTLKFITKIYHPNVGEDGLVCLPLISRENWKPYTKAYQVLEALNVLVSRPNLDEPVRLELADLLTQNPEQFWKKAEEFTLQFGVDRPSCGSEASLPGSSA is encoded by the exons ATGACCGCCAGCAAGCGGGTGGCCAAG GAGCTGGAGGAGCTTTCGAAGCAGCTTCCGCCGTACCTGCGGCACCTGTCCAGCGATGACGCCAACGTGCTGGAGTGGCGCACGCTCCTGCTGCCC GATCTGAGCACCCAGGTATTGAATCTGTCACACAGCACCCAGGTATTGAATCTGTCACACAGCACCCAGGTATTGAATCGGTCACACAGTACCCAG attaggaaactgaggttcagggGTGAGATGTGGCTTACTCATGGCAACAGGGCAAAGCCTAGGGTCAGACTTTCCTGCCGGGCAGGCCAGTGCTCTTGT GACCAACTTCCCTATGGACTCAAGGCCTTCAGACTGCAAATTGATTTCCCCAGGGAGTATCCACTTAAGCCTCCCACTTTAAAATTCATTACCAAGATCTACCACCCCAACGTCGGAGAGGACGGGCTGGTGTGCCTGCCCCTCATCAGCAGGGAGAATTGGAAGCCTTATACCAAGGCCTATCAAG TCTTGGAGGCCCTCAACGTTCTCGTGAGCAGACCGAACCTGGACGAGCCCGTGCGTTTGGAGCTTGCTGACCTCCTGACTCAGAACCCCGAGCAGTTCTGGAAGAAGGCGGAGGAGTTCACGCTTCAGTTCGGAGTGGACCGACCCTCCTGTGGTTCTGAGGCCTCTCTGCCCGGATCTTCCGCTTAG
- the Ube2l6 gene encoding ubiquitin/ISG15-conjugating enzyme E2 L6 isoform X2 — MTASKRVAKELEELSKQLPPYLRHLSSDDANVLEWRTLLLPDLSTQVLNLSHSTQVLNLSHSTQIRKLRFRGEMWLTHGNRAKPRVRLSCRAGQCSCDQLPYGLKAFRLQIDFPREYPLKPPTLKFITKIYHPNVGEDGLVCLPLISRENWKPYTKAYQVLEALNVLVSRPNLDEPVRLELADLLTQNPEQFWKKAEEFTLQFGVDRPSCGSEASLPGSSA, encoded by the exons ATGACCGCCAGCAAGCGGGTGGCCAAG GAGCTGGAGGAGCTTTCGAAGCAGCTTCCGCCGTACCTGCGGCACCTGTCCAGCGATGACGCCAACGTGCTGGAGTGGCGCACGCTCCTGCTGCCC GATCTGAGCACCCAGGTATTGAATCTGTCACACAGCACCCAGGTATTGAATCTGTCACACAGCACCCAG attaggaaactgaggttcagggGTGAGATGTGGCTTACTCATGGCAACAGGGCAAAGCCTAGGGTCAGACTTTCCTGCCGGGCAGGCCAGTGCTCTTGT GACCAACTTCCCTATGGACTCAAGGCCTTCAGACTGCAAATTGATTTCCCCAGGGAGTATCCACTTAAGCCTCCCACTTTAAAATTCATTACCAAGATCTACCACCCCAACGTCGGAGAGGACGGGCTGGTGTGCCTGCCCCTCATCAGCAGGGAGAATTGGAAGCCTTATACCAAGGCCTATCAAG TCTTGGAGGCCCTCAACGTTCTCGTGAGCAGACCGAACCTGGACGAGCCCGTGCGTTTGGAGCTTGCTGACCTCCTGACTCAGAACCCCGAGCAGTTCTGGAAGAAGGCGGAGGAGTTCACGCTTCAGTTCGGAGTGGACCGACCCTCCTGTGGTTCTGAGGCCTCTCTGCCCGGATCTTCCGCTTAG
- the Ube2l6 gene encoding ubiquitin/ISG15-conjugating enzyme E2 L6 isoform X3, with the protein MTASKRVAKELEELSKQLPPYLRHLSSDDANVLEWRTLLLPDLSTQVLNLSHSTQIRKLRFRGEMWLTHGNRAKPRVRLSCRAGQCSCDQLPYGLKAFRLQIDFPREYPLKPPTLKFITKIYHPNVGEDGLVCLPLISRENWKPYTKAYQVLEALNVLVSRPNLDEPVRLELADLLTQNPEQFWKKAEEFTLQFGVDRPSCGSEASLPGSSA; encoded by the exons ATGACCGCCAGCAAGCGGGTGGCCAAG GAGCTGGAGGAGCTTTCGAAGCAGCTTCCGCCGTACCTGCGGCACCTGTCCAGCGATGACGCCAACGTGCTGGAGTGGCGCACGCTCCTGCTGCCC GATCTGAGCACCCAGGTATTGAATCTGTCACACAGCACCCAG attaggaaactgaggttcagggGTGAGATGTGGCTTACTCATGGCAACAGGGCAAAGCCTAGGGTCAGACTTTCCTGCCGGGCAGGCCAGTGCTCTTGT GACCAACTTCCCTATGGACTCAAGGCCTTCAGACTGCAAATTGATTTCCCCAGGGAGTATCCACTTAAGCCTCCCACTTTAAAATTCATTACCAAGATCTACCACCCCAACGTCGGAGAGGACGGGCTGGTGTGCCTGCCCCTCATCAGCAGGGAGAATTGGAAGCCTTATACCAAGGCCTATCAAG TCTTGGAGGCCCTCAACGTTCTCGTGAGCAGACCGAACCTGGACGAGCCCGTGCGTTTGGAGCTTGCTGACCTCCTGACTCAGAACCCCGAGCAGTTCTGGAAGAAGGCGGAGGAGTTCACGCTTCAGTTCGGAGTGGACCGACCCTCCTGTGGTTCTGAGGCCTCTCTGCCCGGATCTTCCGCTTAG
- the Ube2l6 gene encoding ubiquitin/ISG15-conjugating enzyme E2 L6 isoform X5, whose product MTASKRVAKELEELSKQLPPYLRHLSSDDANVLEWRTLLLPIRKLRFRGEMWLTHGNRAKPRVRLSCRAGQCSCDQLPYGLKAFRLQIDFPREYPLKPPTLKFITKIYHPNVGEDGLVCLPLISRENWKPYTKAYQVLEALNVLVSRPNLDEPVRLELADLLTQNPEQFWKKAEEFTLQFGVDRPSCGSEASLPGSSA is encoded by the exons ATGACCGCCAGCAAGCGGGTGGCCAAG GAGCTGGAGGAGCTTTCGAAGCAGCTTCCGCCGTACCTGCGGCACCTGTCCAGCGATGACGCCAACGTGCTGGAGTGGCGCACGCTCCTGCTGCCC attaggaaactgaggttcagggGTGAGATGTGGCTTACTCATGGCAACAGGGCAAAGCCTAGGGTCAGACTTTCCTGCCGGGCAGGCCAGTGCTCTTGT GACCAACTTCCCTATGGACTCAAGGCCTTCAGACTGCAAATTGATTTCCCCAGGGAGTATCCACTTAAGCCTCCCACTTTAAAATTCATTACCAAGATCTACCACCCCAACGTCGGAGAGGACGGGCTGGTGTGCCTGCCCCTCATCAGCAGGGAGAATTGGAAGCCTTATACCAAGGCCTATCAAG TCTTGGAGGCCCTCAACGTTCTCGTGAGCAGACCGAACCTGGACGAGCCCGTGCGTTTGGAGCTTGCTGACCTCCTGACTCAGAACCCCGAGCAGTTCTGGAAGAAGGCGGAGGAGTTCACGCTTCAGTTCGGAGTGGACCGACCCTCCTGTGGTTCTGAGGCCTCTCTGCCCGGATCTTCCGCTTAG
- the Ube2l6 gene encoding ubiquitin/ISG15-conjugating enzyme E2 L6 isoform X11, which translates to MTASKRVAKELEELSKQLPPYLRHLSSDDANVLEWRTLLLPDQLPYGLKAFRLQIDFPREYPLKPPTLKFITKIYHPNVGEDGLVCLPLISRENWKPYTKAYQVLEALNVLVSRPNLDEPVRLELADLLTQNPEQFWKKAEEFTLQFGVDRPSCGSEASLPGSSA; encoded by the exons ATGACCGCCAGCAAGCGGGTGGCCAAG GAGCTGGAGGAGCTTTCGAAGCAGCTTCCGCCGTACCTGCGGCACCTGTCCAGCGATGACGCCAACGTGCTGGAGTGGCGCACGCTCCTGCTGCCC GACCAACTTCCCTATGGACTCAAGGCCTTCAGACTGCAAATTGATTTCCCCAGGGAGTATCCACTTAAGCCTCCCACTTTAAAATTCATTACCAAGATCTACCACCCCAACGTCGGAGAGGACGGGCTGGTGTGCCTGCCCCTCATCAGCAGGGAGAATTGGAAGCCTTATACCAAGGCCTATCAAG TCTTGGAGGCCCTCAACGTTCTCGTGAGCAGACCGAACCTGGACGAGCCCGTGCGTTTGGAGCTTGCTGACCTCCTGACTCAGAACCCCGAGCAGTTCTGGAAGAAGGCGGAGGAGTTCACGCTTCAGTTCGGAGTGGACCGACCCTCCTGTGGTTCTGAGGCCTCTCTGCCCGGATCTTCCGCTTAG
- the Ube2l6 gene encoding ubiquitin/ISG15-conjugating enzyme E2 L6 isoform X14 translates to MTASKRVAKDQLPYGLKAFRLQIDFPREYPLKPPTLKFITKIYHPNVGEDGLVCLPLISRENWKPYTKAYQVLEALNVLVSRPNLDEPVRLELADLLTQNPEQFWKKAEEFTLQFGVDRPSCGSEASLPGSSA, encoded by the exons ATGACCGCCAGCAAGCGGGTGGCCAAG GACCAACTTCCCTATGGACTCAAGGCCTTCAGACTGCAAATTGATTTCCCCAGGGAGTATCCACTTAAGCCTCCCACTTTAAAATTCATTACCAAGATCTACCACCCCAACGTCGGAGAGGACGGGCTGGTGTGCCTGCCCCTCATCAGCAGGGAGAATTGGAAGCCTTATACCAAGGCCTATCAAG TCTTGGAGGCCCTCAACGTTCTCGTGAGCAGACCGAACCTGGACGAGCCCGTGCGTTTGGAGCTTGCTGACCTCCTGACTCAGAACCCCGAGCAGTTCTGGAAGAAGGCGGAGGAGTTCACGCTTCAGTTCGGAGTGGACCGACCCTCCTGTGGTTCTGAGGCCTCTCTGCCCGGATCTTCCGCTTAG
- the Ube2l6 gene encoding ubiquitin/ISG15-conjugating enzyme E2 L6 isoform X10, with protein MGREGRALELFLEAVIRKLRFRGEMWLTHGNRAKPRVRLSCRAGQCSCDQLPYGLKAFRLQIDFPREYPLKPPTLKFITKIYHPNVGEDGLVCLPLISRENWKPYTKAYQVLEALNVLVSRPNLDEPVRLELADLLTQNPEQFWKKAEEFTLQFGVDRPSCGSEASLPGSSA; from the exons ATGGGCAGGGAGGGCCGGGCCTTGGAGCTCTTCCTGGAGGCTGTG attaggaaactgaggttcagggGTGAGATGTGGCTTACTCATGGCAACAGGGCAAAGCCTAGGGTCAGACTTTCCTGCCGGGCAGGCCAGTGCTCTTGT GACCAACTTCCCTATGGACTCAAGGCCTTCAGACTGCAAATTGATTTCCCCAGGGAGTATCCACTTAAGCCTCCCACTTTAAAATTCATTACCAAGATCTACCACCCCAACGTCGGAGAGGACGGGCTGGTGTGCCTGCCCCTCATCAGCAGGGAGAATTGGAAGCCTTATACCAAGGCCTATCAAG TCTTGGAGGCCCTCAACGTTCTCGTGAGCAGACCGAACCTGGACGAGCCCGTGCGTTTGGAGCTTGCTGACCTCCTGACTCAGAACCCCGAGCAGTTCTGGAAGAAGGCGGAGGAGTTCACGCTTCAGTTCGGAGTGGACCGACCCTCCTGTGGTTCTGAGGCCTCTCTGCCCGGATCTTCCGCTTAG
- the Ube2l6 gene encoding ubiquitin/ISG15-conjugating enzyme E2 L6 isoform X12, with product MWLTHGNRAKPRVRLSCRAGQCSCDQLPYGLKAFRLQIDFPREYPLKPPTLKFITKIYHPNVGEDGLVCLPLISRENWKPYTKAYQVLEALNVLVSRPNLDEPVRLELADLLTQNPEQFWKKAEEFTLQFGVDRPSCGSEASLPGSSA from the exons ATGTGGCTTACTCATGGCAACAGGGCAAAGCCTAGGGTCAGACTTTCCTGCCGGGCAGGCCAGTGCTCTTGT GACCAACTTCCCTATGGACTCAAGGCCTTCAGACTGCAAATTGATTTCCCCAGGGAGTATCCACTTAAGCCTCCCACTTTAAAATTCATTACCAAGATCTACCACCCCAACGTCGGAGAGGACGGGCTGGTGTGCCTGCCCCTCATCAGCAGGGAGAATTGGAAGCCTTATACCAAGGCCTATCAAG TCTTGGAGGCCCTCAACGTTCTCGTGAGCAGACCGAACCTGGACGAGCCCGTGCGTTTGGAGCTTGCTGACCTCCTGACTCAGAACCCCGAGCAGTTCTGGAAGAAGGCGGAGGAGTTCACGCTTCAGTTCGGAGTGGACCGACCCTCCTGTGGTTCTGAGGCCTCTCTGCCCGGATCTTCCGCTTAG
- the Ube2l6 gene encoding ubiquitin/ISG15-conjugating enzyme E2 L6 isoform X13 has protein sequence MGREGRALELFLEAVDQLPYGLKAFRLQIDFPREYPLKPPTLKFITKIYHPNVGEDGLVCLPLISRENWKPYTKAYQVLEALNVLVSRPNLDEPVRLELADLLTQNPEQFWKKAEEFTLQFGVDRPSCGSEASLPGSSA, from the exons ATGGGCAGGGAGGGCCGGGCCTTGGAGCTCTTCCTGGAGGCTGTG GACCAACTTCCCTATGGACTCAAGGCCTTCAGACTGCAAATTGATTTCCCCAGGGAGTATCCACTTAAGCCTCCCACTTTAAAATTCATTACCAAGATCTACCACCCCAACGTCGGAGAGGACGGGCTGGTGTGCCTGCCCCTCATCAGCAGGGAGAATTGGAAGCCTTATACCAAGGCCTATCAAG TCTTGGAGGCCCTCAACGTTCTCGTGAGCAGACCGAACCTGGACGAGCCCGTGCGTTTGGAGCTTGCTGACCTCCTGACTCAGAACCCCGAGCAGTTCTGGAAGAAGGCGGAGGAGTTCACGCTTCAGTTCGGAGTGGACCGACCCTCCTGTGGTTCTGAGGCCTCTCTGCCCGGATCTTCCGCTTAG
- the Ube2l6 gene encoding ubiquitin/ISG15-conjugating enzyme E2 L6 isoform X8, giving the protein MTASKRVAKELEELSKQLPPYLRHLSSDDANVLEWRTLLLPDLSTQVLNLSHSTQVLNLSHSTQVLNRSHSTQIRKLRFRGEMWLTHGNRAKPRVRLSCRAGQCSCDQLPYGLKAFRLQIDFPREYPLKPPTLKFITKIYHPNVGEDGLVCLPLISRENWKPYTKAYQEDLDSFPALRQWLKVI; this is encoded by the exons ATGACCGCCAGCAAGCGGGTGGCCAAG GAGCTGGAGGAGCTTTCGAAGCAGCTTCCGCCGTACCTGCGGCACCTGTCCAGCGATGACGCCAACGTGCTGGAGTGGCGCACGCTCCTGCTGCCC GATCTGAGCACCCAGGTATTGAATCTGTCACACAGCACCCAGGTATTGAATCTGTCACACAGCACCCAGGTATTGAATCGGTCACACAGTACCCAG attaggaaactgaggttcagggGTGAGATGTGGCTTACTCATGGCAACAGGGCAAAGCCTAGGGTCAGACTTTCCTGCCGGGCAGGCCAGTGCTCTTGT GACCAACTTCCCTATGGACTCAAGGCCTTCAGACTGCAAATTGATTTCCCCAGGGAGTATCCACTTAAGCCTCCCACTTTAAAATTCATTACCAAGATCTACCACCCCAACGTCGGAGAGGACGGGCTGGTGTGCCTGCCCCTCATCAGCAGGGAGAATTGGAAGCCTTATACCAAGGCCTATCAAG aggacctggactcctttccagcactcaggcagtGGCTCAAAGTGATCTGa
- the Ube2l6 gene encoding ubiquitin/ISG15-conjugating enzyme E2 L6 isoform X9, whose amino-acid sequence MTASKRVAKELEELSKQLPPYLRHLSSDDANVLEWRTLLLPDLSTQVLNLSHSTQVLNLSHSTQIRKLRFRGEMWLTHGNRAKPRVRLSCRAGQCSCDQLPYGLKAFRLQIDFPREYPLKPPTLKFITKIYHPNVGEDGLVCLPLISRENWKPYTKAYQEDLDSFPALRQWLKVI is encoded by the exons ATGACCGCCAGCAAGCGGGTGGCCAAG GAGCTGGAGGAGCTTTCGAAGCAGCTTCCGCCGTACCTGCGGCACCTGTCCAGCGATGACGCCAACGTGCTGGAGTGGCGCACGCTCCTGCTGCCC GATCTGAGCACCCAGGTATTGAATCTGTCACACAGCACCCAGGTATTGAATCTGTCACACAGCACCCAG attaggaaactgaggttcagggGTGAGATGTGGCTTACTCATGGCAACAGGGCAAAGCCTAGGGTCAGACTTTCCTGCCGGGCAGGCCAGTGCTCTTGT GACCAACTTCCCTATGGACTCAAGGCCTTCAGACTGCAAATTGATTTCCCCAGGGAGTATCCACTTAAGCCTCCCACTTTAAAATTCATTACCAAGATCTACCACCCCAACGTCGGAGAGGACGGGCTGGTGTGCCTGCCCCTCATCAGCAGGGAGAATTGGAAGCCTTATACCAAGGCCTATCAAG aggacctggactcctttccagcactcaggcagtGGCTCAAAGTGATCTGa